The genomic stretch AACCCTTGAACGTTTGGTCGACCCGGAATCGAACTTGGACAAAACCATCCGCGTCGGGAGACGAGCGTGCGATTGCAGTTCCGAAGAACACGGTCGCGGCTTCCTGCAACGCAACGTAGGGTTCGGGCGGTGGTCCGCACGAGCATGCGCAGGCGAGAACGGGCGCCATTATCTTCGCCAGTGGTAACACTCTCGAGAGCACGAGCCGAGCATGCTCGAGCGGCGATCAACTGCTAGCCGAATACGGCCGGTTTCGCTGACAGTGGGCGTGCTTGGACGAACTCGGTGGCGTGGAGTTCCTTCGACGAGCACGCCGTCGACCATGCCGATTCAGCCCGGGTCTGGGACCTTGGCCGTCGGCCTGTTCGTCCTGCCGCGCGGAGGCACGCCGGCGACTCGCACTTCGGCGAGGTAGTCAGCGCGCGTAGAAGCGCGACTGCGAGGCGTCCGTCCTCCACGATTCGAGCGCGTCGCCATCCCAGTGCACGTACAAGGCGTGGACGAACGTGGTCGTCTCTTGGGAATACACCGGTTCCTGGATGCTGCCCATGACGCCCGAGATCGGATCCACGAACGGGATTGTCTCGAGGTCGGTCGCCTTCTGGCGCAACACGCGTTCTTCGTGCCGGTAGATCCACACGTCGGCCTCCGCGCTCGTGGCGCGCGCAGGGCGCGTCCCCGCCGGTTCACCGAGCAGCATGCGCACCTCGTCCCGCGTCATGCCCACCTGGAGATGGCGCCAAGCGTCGCGTGCGGACTTTGGACTCATGCCATGGGCGGAAGCGACTCCGCCCGCGGGCGGCGTACTCGCGCAGCCGCTCCATGCGAGTCCCGTCGCGCACAGGACCAGTGCCGTCCAAACGTTCGGGGCGCGCATTCGGCTCATCTGTCTGACACCGTTTCTTCGACCCGACGTTCCTTCGGCACGTTCAACCCCGCTTCTCGATCGCGTCGCGGTAGTACTCGATCATCTGATCGATCGCGCGGCGCGCCGCAGGGCGATAGTCCTCCGGTTCCACGTCTCCGAGCGCGGTCGTCGAGGCACGCGCCGAGAAGGTACCCATCTCGAACTCGCGTTCGCCGACGTGCAGCACGGCCTCCATCGTGAACTCCGCTGTGAGGGCGACGCCGAAGCTCTCGATTCCCGTCTCCCATCGGTAGATGAACACGTCCAAGCGTTGCTCGGTCTCGGGAATGTTGGCGGCGGCTTGGGTGACCTTTACCGGGCCTTGGTAACCGGCCTCTTCGATTGCCGCCTTGATCGCCGTTTCGAACTCCAAGTAGCGCTCGCGTTCCATGCGGCGGCTGGTCCACGGGTCGCGTCGGCGTGGCATGACGTTGTCGTGCACGACGATGCGCAGCTCTTTTTCGGTGTTCACGGGAAGCGGCTCGCGGGCGGCGGAAAGGCCGGAAGGCAATGCACACGCGACCGCGGCTACAATGGACAGAGCGGTTTTGAGCATGGAGGTGATTGTGTCGGATAGCCGCTTGTTTTCAAGCCGACCGGGGCCCGAGGCCTACCCGTTCTCCGCATGGGGCCGGTGTCCGAACATGCGCAGTACCAGCGGCGGCTCGACCGCCTTTCGCTCGCCGATTGGGCCTCGGAGGCTTCGTAAGGCGCCGGGCCGGAATCAAGGTCTCGACCGGATCCAAGCGATGGAACACGACTGCCGACGCGAGGAAGCGGTCGCTCCCGTGCGCTGGCCGGTTCGGGGTCATCACCGATCGCTACACGGCCGAGCTCGTTTCCATCGAATCCTTCCGACTTGGTGTGGCTGTCGTCGCGCGTGGTCGGCTCACCCCCCCTGACGCAGCAACCACGCGGTGTAACCGATGTAGACAGCCAACAGGATCGCCCCTTCGCCGCGCGAGATGCGACCTGCGCTGCGCACGACCGGCAGCAGGCCGACGGATACGAGCAACATCACGCCGAGGTCCACCTTCGCGAGCTCTGGAGCAGCGAGCGGGCTCACCACCGCCGTGACGCCGAGGATGCCGAGGACGTTGAAGATGTTCGAACCGACGACGTTTCCGATCGCGACGTCGCCCTGTCGCTTGATCGACGCGAGCAACGACGTGGCGAGTTCGGGCAAGCTGGTTCCGACCGCCACGATGGTCAGGCCGATCGCCATTTGGCTCATGCCGAAACTCGTCGCCACTGTCACCGCACCGGTGACGAAAAGGTGCGAACCGATCACCAGCACCGCGAGCCCGCCGACGACTGCAGCGATGCTCCAGCCGAGCGCGAGTGGTTTGCCTTGCCCGAGCTCGTCTCCGAAGCCTGCGCCCGCGGCGGTCGCTGCTCGTGCCTGCCGAACGGTCAGCGTGGTGTAGCCCACCAGCGCGACGAGCAGGACGGCGCCCTCCCAGCGCGCCACATGGCCATCCAGCAGGACGAGAAGCGCGAGCACCGCGACGCCGATCATGACCGGGACTTCGCGCCGGATCACTTGGAGATCCGCGCGCATGGGCGAGATCAACGCACACAAGCCGAGGATGAGCGCGATGTTGCAGATGTTCGATCCCACCACGTTGCCCACCGAGATCGCGCCGTTGCCGGCTTGGGCTGCTTGCAGGCTCACGACCATCTCCGGGCTGCTCGTGCCGTAGGCGATCACGGTCAAGCCGATCACCAAGGGCGTCAGCCCGAGGCGTAGCGCGAGGCCCGCTCCGCCTTTGACAAGCGCTTCCGCGCCGAAATACAGAGCGATCAGCCCGAGCCCGAGAGAGAGCCATGCGTTCATGGAAGAATGAAGAAACCGAGAAGTCCGACGAGTAACGAGCCCGACGCGCGCGCCGTAGGGGCGCGAACCTCGTGCGTGCAGTCGTGACGGCCCAAGGCCCCATCATGCGATACAATTTCGGAGGCCGGACGTTCCGTCGTGGCTAGATTGGGCGGAGCTCTACTTCGATTCGTGCACCGTGGTTTGTCCTTCGAGGCTCACTCCGCGCGCAGACGCGGGGCAAGGAGCCCGGCCGCGGCGGGATTGTCGATGAATCGCTTTTGTCGCGGGACCCACCGGATCGGCGCTTCGGTGCGTTGGGCAAGCGCTCCGAGCAGCACCTTTTCCGTGAGTTCCGCGCCGTAGGCGATCGGGGTCCCAGCCGCGCGTCCTTCGAAGATCGCGTCGGTCCAATCTTTCCAGTGTCCTCCCTTGGGCCGGGGCAGGGTGCGCGCAGGCCGCGAGGCCAACACTTCGCGCTCGCGGGTCTCCGGATAGATGCGAGGGCGGGAACTCGCGCGCATGTCCGGGATGAAGAGCGTGCCTTCCGCGCCCACGAAGGCCATGCCGGTCGGCGTCGCTGTCACCACTTCTCCAGGAAGGCGAGGCACGTCCGTGGGCTTGACCGGTTGACCGCGTTCGTATCCCCCGGTCCACGACACCTGCAGGGGCGAGCCCCCATCTCCACGCGGGAAAGTCCAGGTCACCTCCGACCACTCCGGAGCCGTCAACGCTCGTCGTGGCGCGGATCGCGCTACGACCAAGTCGGGATATCCGATGTCGAGGGCGAAGGTCAGGACGTCGAACATGTGCACGCCGATGTCCGTCACCGCGCCTGCGCCGAAGTCCCACCAGTTGCGCCAGCGATTGGGGACGTAAGCGGGGTGGTAAGGGCGGAACTCGCGCCGCCCGAGCCAACCGTGCCAGTCGAGGGTCGGAGGCACGGGTTGCCCCGGCATCGGTTCGTCCGCTGCGACGAAATCCTGTGGGCGCATCCGATCGGTCCAAGTGACGACGCGTGAGACGCGACCGACCGCGCCGGCGTCGATCCATTCGCGCAACACGCGCAGAGCCTCGAAGGCGTGCCCTTGTGCGCCGAACTGGGTGATAACTCGAGACGCCTCCGCCGCGTGCCGCAGTTCCCGACACTCCTCGATGGTCGGTGCCAACGGCTTCTCCATGAAGACGTGTTTGCCGGCTGCGATCGCCGCGAGGCCCATGTCGCGGTGCCAGTGGTCGGGGGTGCTGATGACGATGCCGTCGATCTCGCCCGCGTGTCGGTCCAGCAGGCGACGGTAGTCGCGATAGCGCGGCACCTTCGGGTGGCTCGCGAGGACCTGTTGCCCTCGTTCGTCGTCGACCTCCGCAAACGCCACGACGCGGTGCTCCGCGAGGTTGGCGACGTTGGCGTTGCCGCGGCCGCCGACGCCGAAGAACGCGAGCCGAAGTTCACCCTTGGTTCTCGTGCCGGCACCGTTCGCGGCGGCAGTGGCTAGCGGGCGCAGGCCCAGGGAGCAACCGGCCGCACCGATCGCAAGGCGTCCGAGGAAGCGTCTTCGCGTAACTACATCGGAAGGTATATCGCAGGGTGTGCTTCGATGGGAGCTCACGGGCCGAAGTTAGAGGGGAGCGAGTGGGGAGGGCAATCCTATCGCGCCGGAAAAGCATATCGGAAAGTATATCGGCTCGGGGAGGCGGCGCTTTTCGAGGTCGGGAGCCGCTGCGGGCTCGTCACCCACCTCTAGGTGCACAGTCCGGGCGCGGGCACGGGGAAGGTTCCATGGAGTCGTCGACGACCAGGGGCGTGGGTGGGGCGATCAGGAGGAGCGACGGGCTCTCACGCGAACAGGTGTCGGCTGCCGATGGTCGGTCGCGCGTGCCGTCAGGACAGGCCGGTGCGATAGATTCGGCGCACGCGCTTCGTCACCGAGGTGAGTGTTTCCCATGGGATCGTGTCCGCCCAATGGCTGAACTCGCCGAGGGAAATCTGTTCGGAGCCTTGGCGACCGACGAGGACGACCTCGTCGCCGAGGTCGGCTTCGGGGACGTCGGTGACGTCGACCACCGTCTGATCCATCGTCACGCGACCGAGGATGGGGCAACGACGCCCGCGGACGAGGACTCGACCGCGATCGGAGCAGGCGCGCGGGATGCCGTCGCCGTAGCCGGCGGCGAGGACGGCGAGCTTCGTCTCGCGCGAGACGACTCGCGTGCGACCGTAGCTGATGCCGGTTCCGGCGGGCACGGTCTTCACGAGACCGATGCGTGTGTGAAAACTGAATACGGGATCCGGTTGGACGCGGGCGAGGAGGGACGATTCGTGCGGCAGGATCCCGAACTGCAGCAGGCCGACGCGCACGGCGTTGATCGGACCGTCCTCGGCGAGCGACTCGAGCCCGGCGCTGTTGTCGGTGTGGATCAAGAGTCGGCGGTCCGCGATCCCGATGCAGCGCGAAAGCGTATCCAGAAACAACCTACGCTGACGGTCGGTGAACTCCGGATCGCAATCGGCGGACGAAAAGTGGGTGAAGACGCCGTCGAGCGAGAGATGCGGGCGCTTCAGGATCTCGGCGGCCAGTGCGGGTGCGTGTTCGTGCCAGACACCGGCGCGACCCATGCCGGTGTCGATCTTGAGGTGGACGGGCAAGGCGCGTCCGGCCTGGCGACCGACTTGGTCGAGACGGTCCACCTCCGCGAACGACGAGACCGTGCAGGTGAGGTCGTAATGAACGGCGAACTCCGCCTCCTCGGGCAGCAACGGCCCGAGAACGAGGATCGGCCATCCCGGGCCGATCTCGCGCACCGCGGCACCTTCGGCGACGTTGGCCACGGCGAAGAGGTCGGCACCGGCGTGCATCAAGCGTGCGACCGTCGGATGTAAACCATGACCGTAGGCGTCGGCCTTCACCACGGCGACGTAGCGGATGTGTGGCGGCAGCGCCTGCCGGATCCGGCGCAAGTTGCGCTCGAGCGCAGCGAGATCGATCTCGGCCCAGCAGCGCGGAGGGATGGTCGGTGCGTTCTTCACGGTGCGGAGATCGTTCGGTCGGCGGGCAGGGGCTCGGTCGCGGGGGCCTTCACGTATTCCGGAAGAGCCACGGCGAACGCTTCCGGCTCCGATGCGGGGCGCAGCAATGCGGGTTCGCAGGCGAGGAGGGTGCGCAGGCGCTCGGGTTGGTAGTCCGCATCGAAACAACCAGACGGACGTGACTGCCAACAGGGGAAGCCGCGAGGAACCCAACGAGCGCCGGTGCGTTGCACGAGTGCGTCGGTCGCGACGCGCGCGATGTCGCTCCGCGAGCCGGAGGCGGCGACCGTCAGGACGTTCCACGCCTGTCGACGGGCGTCGGTCACGACCGAAAACGGCCCCTTCTCTCCAGATCCACGCAGGTCTGCTGCGACGAGTTCGAGCGAGCGATACTCGAAGCACGACGGGAGCCGGCGGTCGCCGCGCACGGCGAGCCAAGTCCGAAGCGCCATCGCGGTCACTCGCACCCCGAGAAGCGAGCCGGGACCGGCGCAAAAGACGAAGGACGCGATGCCTTCGATCTCGGTGCCGGCCCGTCGGAGGATTTCCTCGACGCCTTCGAACACGCCGGTGCCCGCGTCGACCGTTCGCCGCCACCAAGTGTCCCGGGTGGGATCGTCATCCCACAGACCGACGACGACCTCGCTGGAAGCGGCGTCGATCACGAGCGCGGGAAATTGCACCTGCACGGACATCGAAGAAACGGCAACCTACGGCGCGGACGGGAGTTTCGAAGTCAAAAACGGAATCGGTCATGCGAGCGCCCCGCCACTCGGCGGTGTCGGGGATTCGGCATTGACCGCGGCGAGCGCGGACCGGTACTTTCGGCGGTTTTCCACGAAACAACCAACCTGTTCCCGAGGGTACACGAGTGAAAGTCGAGCTGAAGGATTTGTCCGAAACACGCAAACAACTGCTGGTCTCGCTGGAGACGGCGGAGGTCGACGCGGAGTTGAACAAAGTGACCGGCGAGTTCGTCCGGGCCGCGAAGATCCCCGGCTTCCGTCCGGGCAAGGCACCGGCGGCTGTCATCCGCAAGCGTTTCGAGAAAGAAATCGCTCAGGAACTCGCGCAGGCGGTCGTGTCGCGCGCCTACCGCGACGGCATCAAGGAATCTTCGCTCGACGTCCTGCGCGTGATCGACGTGCCGGCCCCCGTGGTGAACGCAGGCGAGCCCGCCACGATCGAGATCACGGTGGACGTGCACCCGAAGTTCGAATTGCCCGATTACAAGGGCCTTCCGGTCACGGCGCTCGATACGACCGTGACCGACCAAGACGTGGACGCCGCGCTCGAAGCGCTTCGTAAAGAGCGTGCCGAGTTCAAGACCGTGGAGCGCGAAGCGGGCGAAGGCGATTACGTGAAGTTCGGCTTCGAAGGCACGGTCGACGGTCGGAAGATCGCCGAACTCGTCCCGGAGCGGCCGATCTACGGACAAATGCCGCAGACCTGGGAAGAGGCCGGCTCCGAGGAGGGTCTGCTCCCGGGCATGGGCAAGGCGGTCGTGGGCATGAAGGCAGGAGACGCGAAGGAAGTGACCGTCGCTTTCCCCGACACGTTCAACGTACCGCAGCTCGCCGGCAAAACTGGGCAATACTCCGTGAGCGTGCAAGAGGTCCGCCAACGCGTGCTTCCGGAGCTCGACGACGCGTTTCTGCAAAGCCAGCAAGTCGCCTCCGTGGACGAACTGAAGGAGCGTATCAGGCAGTCCCTCGTGCAACGCAAGGAGTCGGAAGACCGTGCCGACCGTCGTCGTCAAGTGGCGGAGGCGCTCGCGGGCAAGGTGGAGTTTCCCATTCCGGAAACCCTGATCGATTCCGAGACCGAAGTCCTGCTCCGGCAGCTCGTCGAGCAGAACGTCCGGCGCGGCATCCCGCAGGAGGAGCTCGAGAAAAACAAGGAGGAGATCTACGCCACCGCACGCAAGACCGCCATCGGTCGGACCAAGGTGCGCATGCTTCTCGCCCGTGTGGCGGAAGCGGAACAGATGAAGATCGAGCGCGACGACATCAACCGTGCTCTGGTCCGCGAGGCCATGCGCAGTGGCCAGCGGCCTGAGAAGTTGGTCAAGGAACTGGAGAAGGACCGCGACCGGCTGCAGGCGTTGCAGCACAACGTGCTCATCGACAAGGCTCTTGATTTCCTCGTCGACCGGGCTACGGTCTCGACGCCCTGAACGGGCCCGAGACTTCCACAACCAACCGAACCAGCGTGAGTTACTACGTCCCCATCGTTCTCGAAAACACCGGTCGCGGCGAGCGCAGCATGGATATCTACAGCCGGCTGCTGAAAGACCGGATCGTATTCATCGGCACGCCGATCGACGACGGGGTCGCGAACCTCGTCATCGCGCAGTTGCTTTTCCTCCAGATGGAGGACCCGAAGAAGGACATCAACCTCTACATCAACTCCCCGGGTGGCGTGGTGACGGGAGGCATGGCCATCTACGACACGATCAACTTCCTCTCCTGCGACGTCACCACCTACTGCATCGGCATGGCGGCCAGCATGGCCACCGTATTGCTTGCGGCGGGGGCTCCGGGCAAGCGTTTCGCTCTGCCCAACAGCCGGGTGATGATCCACCAGCCGACCGGCGGAGCGTCGGGGCAGACCTCCGACATCGCCATTCAGGCGCGCGAGATTCTCCGCTGGCGCCGGACCCTCAACGAGGTGCTTGCGAAGCACTCCGGAAAGACCGTCGAGCAACTCGAGAAGGACTCGGATCGCGATTACTACATGTCGGCGCTCGAGGCCAAGAACTACGGGTTGGTCGATCATGTGATTGAAGGCAAACGCGAGGCTGCCGATCTGATGAAGGGCGCATCCGCCGCCTGACATCCCCATGGCCAAATCCTCTCGCATGACCCTCTGCTCGTTCTGCGGCAAATCGCAGAGCGAGGTCCGCAAAATGATCGCCGGACCGGGGGTCTACATCTGCGACTCCTGCGTCTCGGTCTGCAAGACCATCATCGATCGCGAACTCAAGGCCCCGGCTCCCGACGCGCGTCCCGCCGTCCGCCTGATCAAGCCGGGCGAGATCAAGAAGGTCCTCGACGACCACGTGATCGGGCAGGAGCGGGCGAAGAAGGTGCTCTCCGTCGCCGTCTACAACCATTACAAACGGCTCACGTTCGACCAACAGCATGCGACCAGCGAAGGGCATGCCATACCCGCCGAGTTCTCGGACGTGGAGGTCGAGAAGAGCAACATCCTCCTCGTCGGCCCTACCGGCTCGGGAAAGACCCTGCTCGCGCGTTCTCTCGCCCGCATCCTCGACGTGCCGTTCGCGATGTCGGACGCGACTACTTTGACGGAGGCCGGTTACGTGGGCGAGGACGTGGAAAACATCGTCCTGCGCCTCCTCCAAGCGGCGAACTACGACGTCAAGCGCGCCGAGTGCGGCATCATTTACATCGACGAAATCGACAAGATCGGACGCAAGACGGAGAACGTTTCGATCACTCGCGACGTGTCCGGTGAAGGCGTTCAACAGGCACTCCTGAAGATCCTCGAAGGCACAGTCTGCAACGTGCCGCCCCAAGGCGGTCGCAAGCACCCGAATCAAGAGTACATTCAGGTCAACACCGGGAACATCCTCTTCATCTGCGGCGGAGCCTTCGTCGGGCTCGACCAGATCGTCCAGCGCCGTTCGGGCAAGGGCACGATGGGCTACGCCGCTCAGCAGGCGAAGACCGTGACCGCCGACGACGTCATGCGCGATCTCGCGCCCGAAGATCTCGTGCGTTTCGGCATGATCCCGGAGTTCATCGGACGTCTTCCGGTCGTCTCCGTGCTCGACCAGCTCACCGAGGCCGACCTCGAGCGCATCCTGCTCAACACGAAGAACGCGATGGTGAAGCAGTATTCCAAACTCTTCGCCATGGACGGTGCCAACCTCACGTTGACCAAGGACGCCGTTCGCGCGATCGCCGAGAAGGCTCTCGCGCTGAAGACCGGTGCCCGTGCGCTGCGTGCGATCATGGAGGCGATCATGCTGGAGGTGATGTACGAGTTGCCTCACCGCGAAGACATCTCCGAGGTCGTCATCGACCGTGCCGTGGTGGAAGGACGCAAGAAACCCAAACTCAAGAAGGGCACGCGTTCCGAGAAGAAGAACGCGGCCTGACGCAGGTCGACGTATCCGAATAATCGATACGGGCGGGAAAGATCCCGCCCTTTTTCGTGCTCCGGCCGCTGCTGCGCGGCAGCGTTTACCAGTGGCCGTTGTCGCCGTGCTTCAGCGCGCGCGCGAATTCCACCAGCAACTGCACGCACGCCTCCACGTCCTCGAGATCCACGATCTCGCACGGCGTGTGCATGTAGCGCAGCGGGACGGAGACGAGACCTGTGGCAACGCCGGCTCGGGCGATCTGAATGGCGCGTGCATCAGTCCCGGTCGGACGCGGGTCGGCCTCGATTTGGTAGGGAATCCCGGCGCGGTCGGCGCAGGTGAGAAGCAGATCGAAGACCCATGGGTTGATGTTCGGACCGCGGCAAATCATGGGGCCGCCTCCGAGGCGAAAGTCGCCGAATCGACGTTTGTCGACGTCGGGGTGATCGGTTGCGTGGCCGACGTCGACAGCTATGGCGATGTGCGGGTTGACTCCGAAAGTAGCGGTCGTCGCACCACGGACTCCGATCTCCTCTTGGGCGGTGGCGACCGCCACGACGCGAGCCGCCGGCTTCTTCCGTGCGGATGCGAGGCGCACGAGAGTCTCTCCCACGACGTAGGCTCCGGCCTTGTTGTCGAAGGCGCGGGCGAGGGCGACGGACTTGTTCATCAACTCGAAGCCGTGTTCCACCGTGGCGATGTCGCCGATGGAGACACGTTCGAGTGCCTCCTTGCGGCTGCCGACGCCGATGTCGATCCACATGTCGTGCACCTCGGGTACGCGCTTGCGGTCGTCGCCGTCGAGGAGGTGGACGGCACGTTTGCCGGTCACGCCACGCACGAGACCGTTCTTCGTCTGAATCGCGACACGCCGGCCGGGGATCATGACGCGATCGATGCCGCCGACGGTGGCGAAGTAGAGGAAACCTTCCTTGTTCACGTAGGTGACGAGGAGCCCCAGTTCGTCCATGTGTCCGGCGAGCATCAGTACCGGGTCCCCTTCGGGATTGAGCGTGGAGATGCGGTTGCCGAGCGCATCGCGCGCGGTCGAATCGGCTTTGGGAGCCACATAGGCATCCCACACGGCCTGAGCTTCCGTCTCGTACCCGGACGGGCTGCGCGCATCGAGAAGGTCGACGAGGAACTGGGGAGGGGTGAAGGAACGCGCCTTTTTTGGCATGGCGCGAGCCTGTCGGATTCCGCTGCGAAGAGAAGCCCCCAATGCGGCGGACCAGCGGTATCGGAACGCAGGCGGCCTCAGCCGTTGATTTGGTCGACGATGTCCTCCAGCGGGTACGACACGATCTCGGTGAGTGTGGGGTGATACCACGGCGTCTTCAGCATGTCCGCGGCGGTCAAACCGGCGGCGAGGGCGACGGCGAAGACGTGGATCATCTCGCCGGCGTCGCGGCCCACGATCTCCGCGCCGAGCAGCCGGCCGGTGCCGGGCTCGGCCAAGACCTTCACGTAGCCGTACTTCGCTTCCATGAGGATCGACTTGCCGTGATCGTCGAACGGGTACGACGCCACCAACGGTTCGATACCCGCCTCTTGCAGTTGCGCGTGCGAGCGACCAACGGTCGCGAGTTGCGGATCGGTGAAGACCACCTGCAGGAGCGTCGAGTAGTCCATCGGTTGCACGGGCAGCCCGAGGGCGTGGCGAGTCGCGCACTCCGCCTGTTGGATGGCGACGTGGACGATTTCGTGTGGGCCGGCGCAGTCGCCCGCCGCGTAAACGCCGGGCACGTTGGTTTGCTGGAACGCATCGGTCGCGATGTGGCCGCTCGGCTTCAGCGCGATCCCGGCTGTATCCAGATCGAGACTACCGGTGGCGGGCGTGCGCCCGAGGGCGTTCAGCAGGTGGCGGGCGCGTTCGACGTGCGTGTGCCCCCCGTGCTCGAAGGTCGCTTCGTAATGCGTCCCGTCGAACGCCACCGACTTCAGCCGCGTGTCGGTGAACAAACGGATGCCGTCGTCGCGAAACGCCTGCTCCACGACGCGCGCGGCTTCGGCCGATTGGCCGCGCAGCACGTGCGCACTGCGCTGGATTTGGGACACGCGCGAGCCGATGCGCGCCAAGTATTGGGCGAGTTCGCAAGCCACCACGCCGCCTCCGAGAACGATCACGCTTTCGGGAATGAAATCCAGATCGAGCACCTGATCGCTCGTCCAAGGTTTCGATTCGCGCAGGCCGGGGACGGCGTCGGGCCACGCGATCGCCGAACCGGTTCCGATCAGGATGCGCGGTGCGCGCAGGCGAGTGCCGTCGGAGAGTTCCAGTTCGTTCGGACCGATGAATCGCGCATGTGCGCGCAGGAGTTCGAACGGTCCCTTCTTCAACTGCTCCTCGCGATACGAAGCGAACTCGCCGATCACGGCGCGCTTCTTCGCGCGCACGGCGGTCATGTCGGGCGCACCGGCTTCGATGCGCAGGCCGAAGAGGTGGGCCTTGCGAGCGAGGTGTTGGATTTCGGCCGCGTAGATGAGGGTCTTCGACGGCATGCAGCCGCGCAGGATGCAGAGACCTCCGAGCTGTTCGGCACCGTCGAGCAGCGCGACGCGTGCGACGTGACGAGAAGCGAGACGAGCGGCGTTGAAGCCGGCGCTCCCGCCACCGATGGCGATGAAGTCGTAGTCCTTGATCATCGGGGAAGAGAGTGGGACCAGCACACGGCCTCGGCGACCTTTTCGGCGGTTTCGCGGCCATATGTCGCTTCGACCAGCGCGAGACCGAACTCGATCGCGGTGCCGGCACCGCGCGAGGTCACGATGTTGCCGTCTCGGACCACGGCGGAGTCGGTGGCGATTTGGGGCAACTCCGTCGCGACCGAGAAGTGTGCCGTGTAGCGCCGGCCGGCCAGGACGCCGCAGTCGAGGAGCACGGTCGGAGCGGCGCAGATTGCCGCGAGTAGTCGGCCCGACTCGGCCTGTCTTCGCACGAGATCCCGCACCGCCGGATCGGCACGCAGGTGTTTCACTCCCGGGCCACCAGGGAGCACGACGAGGTCCCATCTCTCGTCGGTGGAGAGATCGGCGAGGCGTGTATCGGCCGTGAGCGCGATGGCGTTGCGGCCGGTCACGATACGGTCGGGACCGACGGCAGCGACGACCACCGTCGCACCGGCTCGGCGCAAAAGGTCGATCGGGGCGATGGCTTCGAGCTCTTCGACGCCTGCCATGAGCAGGTGTAACACGCGAGGCGAGGGTGTGTCGGACATGCGGGATTTTTGACAGCGGTCGCTTCCAGCCACAAGACTCCGGGTGTGATCTCGTCCCCACACGGAACGCCTCCGACATCCGCCATCCGCAGCCTCGCAATATTCGGTTGCGGCTACGTAGGCAGCGCCGTGGCGCGCGCTGCGCTTGGTCGTGGATGGCGCGTGCATGCGCTCACGCGCAATCGAGAGCGTCTTGCTGCTCTCGCGAGCGACGGTGTCCACGCGATCGAGGGCATGCTCGACGACGATGCTTGGCACGAGTCGATACCGCGCGACGTGGACTGCGTGCTGAACAGCGTCAGTGCCGCCGGCGGTGGTGTGCCGGGGTATTGGAAA from Opitutales bacterium ASA1 encodes the following:
- a CDS encoding FAD-containing oxidoreductase, translating into MIKDYDFIAIGGGSAGFNAARLASRHVARVALLDGAEQLGGLCILRGCMPSKTLIYAAEIQHLARKAHLFGLRIEAGAPDMTAVRAKKRAVIGEFASYREEQLKKGPFELLRAHARFIGPNELELSDGTRLRAPRILIGTGSAIAWPDAVPGLRESKPWTSDQVLDLDFIPESVIVLGGGVVACELAQYLARIGSRVSQIQRSAHVLRGQSAEAARVVEQAFRDDGIRLFTDTRLKSVAFDGTHYEATFEHGGHTHVERARHLLNALGRTPATGSLDLDTAGIALKPSGHIATDAFQQTNVPGVYAAGDCAGPHEIVHVAIQQAECATRHALGLPVQPMDYSTLLQVVFTDPQLATVGRSHAQLQEAGIEPLVASYPFDDHGKSILMEAKYGYVKVLAEPGTGRLLGAEIVGRDAGEMIHVFAVALAAGLTAADMLKTPWYHPTLTEIVSYPLEDIVDQING
- a CDS encoding DJ-1/PfpI family protein gives rise to the protein MSDTPSPRVLHLLMAGVEELEAIAPIDLLRRAGATVVVAAVGPDRIVTGRNAIALTADTRLADLSTDERWDLVVLPGGPGVKHLRADPAVRDLVRRQAESGRLLAAICAAPTVLLDCGVLAGRRYTAHFSVATELPQIATDSAVVRDGNIVTSRGAGTAIEFGLALVEATYGRETAEKVAEAVCWSHSLPR